CACCACCACCGAGGAGTACTACAAAGCAACCATCGCCTACCTCAACCCGCTTGGAAAAGTTCTCGGTACTATTGTTCTCACCGCCCCGACCCGCGAAATCTATGACTCCGTTATTGCGGACATCCTTGCAGACACCGCCATCTGCTCTGCGTTTGGTGAGAACACCATTGCCGACCGCAACAATGCCAAAGATAACTGGTATGTCAAACTCAAACTCCGTGACCCGACCGGCGAGACTTATTACCTCACCTTCAACAGAGAGGAGCTCAAGATCGGTTCTTACGGGGATGATGCCATCCTTGCCAAAGTTGATGAATGGGCGGACAACATCCAAAATCTCAACTAACCGCCCCGCTTCAATCCTAATGTGGGGGGTTTACCGCCGCAGGCGGTAAACCCCCACAGGATTAAACCGGCTCGGCATCAGTCGCATGCCGCTCCCGCGTCATGCTCCGCTCCCCTGCAAGCAGGGTCGCTCTCGTAATCGCATGCCTTCGGCCTGCTTTACGACTCCTTTCAGGAGTCGTCCCATCTGGCCTCGGTCTCACGGTTGATTGAGATATCACCATTAGAACACAATTAAAAGGAGAAACAATCATGGACACCATCACCACCATCCTCATCATCGGCATTGCTGCCCAAGGCATTACCGGCGCTGCCCTCATCCTCGCAGGACCCATTTACGCCTGGAACGACCGATGGCTTGACAGAACTCATCGGACAACTGCTGATGAAAATCGGGAGTAAAATCCCAATCGTATTTTTTGCGCGAACCGCTCGTTTCCATACCGCATCCAAATTCTGCAAACTCCTCCTCCCTCCCCCTCCTCCGAAATCCTATTCATCCCCATTACCCTCCTTTCCCTCATCAGTACGCCGCATGAAATTTCCTGAAATTTCATTTTATTTTGAAAAGCAACCTCATATAACTGAGAAAAAAATTGTAGTTAAGACTACCCTTTTAACCTCTACAGACCAACGATACAAGTATGAAACGCACAGGACTTATGTTACTCGCCCTCATCCTCGTAGGCGGACTCGTCTTTGCAGCAGGCTGCATAACAGCCCCTGCATCCCAGCCCCAGTCCCCTGAGGGCAAATGGATCCTCACCGATTTCGGATCCAACGCGACCCCAGACCACCCGATGGGTGTCATCGACCTTCAGATAGCTGGCACCAACGTCTCCGGCAACAGCGGTGTCAACCAGTACTTCGGCACTGCCGTTATCGATGCAGCCAACGGAAAGATCAGCTTCGGTCCGTTCGGTTCCACCAGAATGGCAGGACCGGAAAACATGATGGCACAGGAACAGGCATACCTTGCAGCACTTGCCAACGTCACCGGCTACAAAATTACTGACGGTAACCTCATCCTGACAGACGCCGCCGGCGCAACAATCCTCACCTTCGCAGTAATGCCTGCCGTGACACTTGACGGAACCTCCTGGACTCTTGCTGAAGATAAAAACGTCACCCTTGAGTTCACCGACGGCATATTCAACGGTCATGCTCCGGTTAACCTCTACTCAGGCGCATGGTATGTCACCGGAACAAACGGCATCGAGTTCGGCAACGTCATTTCCACCCTCATGGCAGGACCGACGGATGCAATGAACGCAGAGTCTGCGTACTTCAAAGCGCTTGCCAACGTCACCGGCTACAAAATCACTGACGACTGTCTTCTTCTGACGGACGCCTCAGGAAACACCATCATGACCTTCAAGGAAAACATTGTTGAGATTGGTATCACCATCACCGGCAGCTGGACCCTTGCTGACGACAAAAACGTAACCATTGATTTCGACACATTTGGTGAAGTCAGCGGTAAGGCTCCGGTTAACTCCTACTTCGGCAACGTAACCATCACCGGCACCACCATCAGCTTCGGCCCGATCGGTTCCACCAAGATGGCAGGACCCGAATCTGCGATGAATGCAGAGTCTGCATACTTCGCAGCGCTCGCCAACGCCACCGGCTACAAGTACGGTTCATCCACTCTTGAGCTGACGGACGCCGACGGCAACACCCTTCTGACCTTTGTCAGAACGGTCAACGATGGCCCCATCTCTGCAAAAGCCCTGCCCGGCATGGAGAAGCATGGTCTTGTTAATGAGTGGTTCCTCACTGACGACAACGCTGTGACTCTCACCTTCAGTTCAGACGGCTTCTTCGGCGGTCACGCTCCGGTCAACTCCTACTCCGGTAGCTACACCGAGACCCCTGACAGCCTTATCCTCAGCGATGTTATCACCACCCTTATGGCAGGGCCGGAAGATGCAATGATTGCCGAGTCCGCATACTACGCAGCCCTCGGCAAAGTTGCCGACTACAGAGTCGTTGACGGCAGACTCTATCTGAACGATGCGGCAGGAAATACTCTGCTGACGTTTGTGTGAATATCATATCCCCCAATTTTTTCTTTTTTTGTATGGGAGTTACGCGGTGTTATTCTGCGACATGTGGTTTTACTTGGAATAACCACGGAATGCACAGAGCAGACGGAGTTTCACGGAAAAAATGAAATTTCATCGCGAAAAATGCACGGAGAACGCCTGCGGCGCCGGAATGCACGGAATATCTTTTTTTTCATATTTTGAGAATAAATAAAATAAATTATCTCGGAAATCTTTCCGTGCATTCCGGCGCCGCAGGCGTTCTCCGTGCATTTTATTTCCGTGAAGCTCCGTGAAGCTCCGTGCATTCTGTGGTTACTCCAAGCGAGATCAAGGGCAGAAAAATCCCAAACAATGAAACTCGTCACCGCGTAACTCCTATTGTAGTTAAAAAAAGTATGAATTCAGTTCTGCCGTCTTCGGATCAGAATAACACCGATCAGAATCACGACCATGATCACCAGAACAACATATGGATTGATTGCGAACAGTTCTGTTGTCGGCAGGAAGCTGTAGAGCAGAAGAAACCCTGCGAGCACAACCATCACCCCGCCGTAGCCGAGAATCCGGTTTCTCCATACATGCTCTCCCGGCAGTCCCCAGACAACACGGGAAAGAAACCACATAACCGCAGTTCCGCAGACAATACCAAAGAGAATTGATGCAAAGAACGCCGGAGTTACTATCATCGCCGTTCCGGGCAGCGTGCCGTTGAGAAGAATTGTTGCGGCCAACAGCGCGATTCCGGTGTAGAGCAGAAGTTCGACAACATCCAGAACCTTGGTCAGCGGGGTCTTTTTTTTACCGTTTGTGATCAGTTCATTGCAGAACTGGGTGTAATCCTCGCCGATTACCTCTGCAAACGAATCATTTCGCTCCTGCGCCTCAAGTGCCATGCCGGTCAGATCCTTTCGGATGGTCTCCACCTCAAGGTCTGTTAAGGCAGACGCGGTCAGGTAGAAATACATCCGTGTGACCAGACTGCTGTTCTCTTTTGTCAGTTCTTTTTCCAGTGCATTGTTCTCTTTTCTGAGTTCTGATAATTTTGACATGTTATTTTTCCTCGGTAAGTATGCGGTCAACTGCATGCGAAATCTCCTGCCAGGCAAGGACAAACTCTGCCGCAGTTTCACTGCCGGTTTTGGTGAGATGATAGTATTTTCTGCTCGGGCCAAGCGGTGACGTCCGGTACTCGGACTCGATGAGATTTTTCTTCTCAAGCCGCACCAGAAGAGGGTAAATTGTTCCCTCCCTGACGTCAGTAAATCCGTAATGGATCAGTTTCTCCATTATTTCGTAGCCGTATGTGGTTTCCTGACCGATGATCTTCAGAATGCATCCTTCGAGCGTTCCTTTCATCAGCTGTGTTTTGTCAAACATTTCTCTTCCATCTATTATGTATTGCAGGCTACATTGCAATACAAGGTAGTGATCAGAAATAGGAAGTAAGATCCTAAATACGTTGTGGTTACTGAGGTGTTGCCAATAAATTCGTTTATTACTAGCTAACATTCATCGTAGCTCCGCCCACGAAAAAACAGAACACACGGAAACTTCACCGAAAAAAACATCACAGAGAGGCGTGAACATCACGGAAATGAATTTTTTTCGG
This is a stretch of genomic DNA from Methanorbis furvi. It encodes these proteins:
- a CDS encoding META domain-containing protein, whose product is MKRTGLMLLALILVGGLVFAAGCITAPASQPQSPEGKWILTDFGSNATPDHPMGVIDLQIAGTNVSGNSGVNQYFGTAVIDAANGKISFGPFGSTRMAGPENMMAQEQAYLAALANVTGYKITDGNLILTDAAGATILTFAVMPAVTLDGTSWTLAEDKNVTLEFTDGIFNGHAPVNLYSGAWYVTGTNGIEFGNVISTLMAGPTDAMNAESAYFKALANVTGYKITDDCLLLTDASGNTIMTFKENIVEIGITITGSWTLADDKNVTIDFDTFGEVSGKAPVNSYFGNVTITGTTISFGPIGSTKMAGPESAMNAESAYFAALANATGYKYGSSTLELTDADGNTLLTFVRTVNDGPISAKALPGMEKHGLVNEWFLTDDNAVTLTFSSDGFFGGHAPVNSYSGSYTETPDSLILSDVITTLMAGPEDAMIAESAYYAALGKVADYRVVDGRLYLNDAAGNTLLTFV
- a CDS encoding DUF1129 family protein, which codes for MSKLSELRKENNALEKELTKENSSLVTRMYFYLTASALTDLEVETIRKDLTGMALEAQERNDSFAEVIGEDYTQFCNELITNGKKKTPLTKVLDVVELLLYTGIALLAATILLNGTLPGTAMIVTPAFFASILFGIVCGTAVMWFLSRVVWGLPGEHVWRNRILGYGGVMVVLAGFLLLYSFLPTTELFAINPYVVLVIMVVILIGVILIRRRQN
- a CDS encoding PadR family transcriptional regulator, coding for MFDKTQLMKGTLEGCILKIIGQETTYGYEIMEKLIHYGFTDVREGTIYPLLVRLEKKNLIESEYRTSPLGPSRKYYHLTKTGSETAAEFVLAWQEISHAVDRILTEEK